Proteins encoded by one window of Cloeon dipterum chromosome 2, ieCloDipt1.1, whole genome shotgun sequence:
- the LOC135938174 gene encoding circadian clock-controlled protein daywake-like, with the protein MQPRLFLLLGVALVAASTTAKKLPDYIQKCHRSDPKFDACMISSIESLRTRLGRGIPQLQVPGYEPLVIPALHIDRNNEALEVSATLENLKVAGGSKFIINDLKTNFDGLGLKAKITLPELQVVTDYDVNGRLLVVPLTGKGVLEGTFKQVTADLQVTGKFTERKNKKYLMIDNFKSDVKVGDSKLKFLTPSGQAQKQTAITSASTQFINGNKDQVLELIKPIIEDTVNELFTGIANRVLQSVPYDDLVPE; encoded by the exons ATGCAGCCGCGGCTTTTCCTTTTGCTGGGCGTTGCACTCGTCGCGGCGTCGACCACAGCGAAAAAACTAC CTGACTACATCCAGAAATGCCACAGGAGTGACCCGAAATTCGATGCATGCATGATCAGTTCGATCGAATCGCTGAGGACGCGACTTGGAAGAG GAATCCCCCAACTGCAGGTGCCTGGATACGAACCTCTGGTCATCCCTGCGCTGCACATCGACAGAAACAATGAAGCCCTGGAAGTCAGCGCTACCCTGGAAAACCTCAAGGTTGCTGGTGGCAGCAAATTCATCATCAATGATTTAAA AACGAACTTTGACGGTCTGGGCTTGAAAGCGAAAATCACCCTGCCAGAGCTGCAGGTGGTGACCGACTATGACGTGAACGGCAGGCTCCTTGTGGTGCCCTTGACGGGCAAAGGCGTTCTCGAGGGAACCTTCA AGCAAGTTACGGCTGACTTGCAAGTGACTGGAAAATTCACCgagagaaagaataaaaagtaCCTGATGATCGACAACTTCAAGTCGGACGTCAAAGTCGGCGACTCAAAACTCAAATTCCTGACGCCAAGCGGCCAGGCGCAGAAGCAAACCGCCATCa cctCGGCCAGCACGCAATTCATCAACGGCAACAAGGATCAAGTTTTGGAGCTGATCAAGCCCATCATCGAGGACACGGTCAATGAACTGTTCACCGGCATCGCCAACCGAGTTCTCCAATCGGTGCCATATGACGATCTCGTCCCTGAATAA
- the LOC135938175 gene encoding protein takeout-like, which translates to MKLQFALVALACLLAVSAARTIPSYVKICSRNDPQLNRCLVDSVDKLRPYLAKGIPEFRIPPYDPLMIPKVSLTQGEGPVSFKSEFNNLKTSGAREVVVRGVEVDLKNLVVTLDLFFPKLRIQSDYEVDGRILVVPVQGSGYSDGNFTSVAAHIVLSGNEEKRKNLTYVSLKDRTVKLEIGGASMHFDNLFNGNKQLGETTNRFFNENWRDIVREIKPVLEDTIAEVVHGIVRQVFDLYPLEQLLPETAP; encoded by the exons ATGAAGCTGCAGTTCGCTTTGGTCGCGCTCGCGTGTTTGCTGGCTGTTTCTGCTGCCAGGACGATTC cttcGTATGTGAAGATCTGCAGCAGGAATGACCCACAGTTGAACAGGTGCCTAGTGGATTCTGTGGACAAACTGCGGCCGTACCTGGCCAAGGGCATCCCTGAGTTCCGCATCCCGCCCTACGACCCACTGATGATCCCCAAGGTCAGCCTGACGCAGGGCGAGGGCCCGGTTAGTTTCAAGTCCGAGTTCAACAACCTGAAGACCTCCGGCGCCAGGGAAGTGGTGGTCAGGGGTGTGGAAGTTGACCTTAAAAACCTGGTCGTCACCCTGGACCTGTTCTTCCCCAAGCTGCGCATCCAGTCCGACTACGAGGTGGACGGCAGGATCCTGGTCGTGCCGGTCCAAGGCAGCGGCTACAGCGATGGCAACTTTA CTAGCGTCGCGGCACACATCGTCCTCAGCGGAAACGAGGAGAAACGCAAAAACCTGACCTACGTGTCCCTCAAGGACCGCACCGTCAAGCTGGAAATCGGTGGCGCCTCCATGCACTTTGACAACCTGTTCAACGGCAACAAGCAACTCG GTGAAACTACCAACCGCTTCTTCAACGAGAACTGGCGCGACATTGTGCGCGAAATCAAGCCCGTGCTGGAGGACACGATCGCCGAGGTGGTGCACGGCATCGTGCGTCAGGTGTTCGACCTTTACCCCCTTGAGCAGCTGCTGCCCGAGACTGCCCCGTGA
- the LOC135938177 gene encoding MFS-type transporter SLC18B1-like, giving the protein MIEAMGNAAFLTSSFAIIAQEFPGRVATTFASLEMCFGIGMIAGPTVGGALYDIGGYTTPFVVMGLILYIAGFVAFCVLPQASKVETKGVKSSKFND; this is encoded by the exons ATGATCGAGGCGATGGGAAATGCAGCCTTCTTGACTTCCTCCTTTGCCATCATCGCTCAGGAGTTCCCTGGCAGAGTGGCTACTACCTTC GCCTCTCTTGAAATGTGCTTTGGCATCGGGATGATCGCCGGACCGACGGTGGGCGGCGCTCTGTACGACATCGGTGGCTACACGACCCCTTTCGTTGTGATGGGCTTGATCCTCTATATTGCAGGCTTCGTGGCCTTCTGCGTCCTCCCGCAAGCCAGCAAAGTCGAAACCAAAGGAGTGAAATCAAGCAAGttcaatgattaa
- the LOC135937517 gene encoding MFS-type transporter SLC18B1-like, translating into SPVSLIEVLKVPAISVDVFSITVTAFGLGFTQATLEPHLRQFDLSAITLGVFFVINGALYAVTSPFFGWLCDNYFQPKIITVYGCLLNVAGFMLLGPAPFLPFETRLWVCAVAQVLHGMGMAAQLVSTFSDALQEAFKHGCPDSEETHGMICGLWASTFAFGSFVGPLVGGILLDHVGFRSGSVVVMCLNVLVVILAG; encoded by the exons tcaccagtAAGCTTGATTGAAGTGCTCAAAGTGCCAGCGATTTCGGTCGACGTCTTCAGCATCACTGTCACGGCTTTCGGCTTGGGATTCACGCAGGCAACTTTGGAACCTCATCTGCGCCAG TTTGATTTGAGTGCGATTACGCTGGGCGTGTTCTTCGTAATCAACGGCGCTTTATACGCGGTCACGTCGCCCTTCTTTGGCTGGCTCTGCGACAATTACTTTCAACCGAAAATCATCACCGTCTATGGTTGCCTGCTAAACGTCGCCGGGTTCATGCTTCTCGGACCAGCACCATTTCTTCCGTTCGAAAC GAGGTTGTGGGTCTGCGCGGTGGCACAGGTTCTGCACGGCATGGGCATGGCCGCTCAACTGGTCTCCACCTTTTCAGACGCTTTGCAGGAGGCATT TAAACACGGCTGCCCTGACAGCGAGGAAACTCACGGAATGATCTGTGGACTGTGGGCGTCCACCTTCGCGTTCGGCTCCTTCGTCGGGCCCTTGGTCGGTGGCATTCTGCTCGATCACGTCGGCTTCCGCAGCGGCTCGGTGGTCGTCATGTGCCTCAACGTCTTAGTGGTAATACTAGCaggctga
- the LOC135938170 gene encoding MFS-type transporter SLC18B1-like, translated as MNNFTRRQILTIIVFGIANFCNAICVSLQAPFYPKEAELKGATATEYGLVFGVFELVVFFISPIYGKYLNYLGPRKLFKWGIFTVGTSAIAFGMLDKFEGHYTFIMLSFAVRIVEALGNAAFLTASFAIIAKEFPNNVATTFASLETCFGLGLITGPTVGGALYQVGGYTTPFAVMGSALFLSAIMASLVLPVNTDSQSAAGTGPNVLDVLRIPGVLLAASSIVATSVSIGFLQATLEPHLRQFELSPVVLGLMFVINGGTYALTAPFFGWLCDRFVLPKVITVFGCVLIICAFSLVGPSPILPFDTVLWVCIVGLMFHGLGMAAQLVASFTDALQTAFEHGYENSLETYGLISGLWTSTFALGAFIGPSIAGFLFDNVGFRNSTTFVIAFQVIVAIAVTVFLVCGRIRRNAYKEVREADNSSSIEESELSGGFFTNSRRHRNKRTLADSITIERPPGMVNALSLCNSYKNRYGTQKRDDGPTFLLGPHTSSYGSLELGGQGPLLVSDTRAA; from the exons ATGAATAATTTCACGAGGCGACAAATCTTGACCATAATCGTATTCGGCATCGCCAACTTCTGCAATGCTATTTGTGTTTCGCTGCAGGCGCCGTTTTATCCTAAAGAG GCGGAACTTAAAGGAGCCACGGCCACCGAGTATGGTCTTGTTTTCGGAGTCTTTGAGCTTGTGGTGTTCTTCATAAGCCCGATCTACGGAAAATAC CTCAACTATTTGGGGCCGCGGAAGCTGTTCAAGTGGGGAATTTTCACCGTCGGCACAAGTGCCATCGCTTTCGG GATGTTGGACAAGTTCGAGGGCCACTACACGTTCATCATGCTGTCATTCGCAGTGCGCATCGTCGAGGCGCTGGGCAATGCGGCCTTCCTCACTGCCTCCTTCGCCATCATCGCCAAAGAGTTCCCGAACAATGTCGCCACTACATTT GCCTCGTTGGAGACGTGTTTCGGTTTGGGGCTGATCACCGGCCCGACGGTGGGTGGCGCCCTTTACCAGGTCGGGGGATACACCACCCCTTTTGCTGTGATGGGCAGCGCTCTTTTCCTCTCTGCAATTATGGCCTCGCTCGTCCTCCCGGTCAACACCGACTCACAAAGTGCAGCCGGAACAGGAC CGAACGTTTTGGACGTGTTGCGAATCCCCGGGGTCTTACTGGCCGCTTCCAGCATCGTGGCCACGTCCGTCAGCATAGGCTTCCTCCAAGCCACCTTGGAACCCCACCTGCGCCag TTTGAGCTCTCACCGGTGGTGCTGGGTCTTATGTTCGTCATCAATGGAGGCACCTACGCCCTGACGGCGCCCTTCTTTGGCTGGCTGTGCGACCGCTTCGTCCTGCCCAAGGTCATTACTGTGTTCGGCTGCGTCCTCATCATCTGCGCCTTCTCCCTGGTCGGCCCGTCGCCCATTCTGCCCTTTGATAC AGTTTTATGGGTCTGTATCGTTGGTTTGATGTTCCACGGACTGGGAATGGCGGCACAACTTGTTGCATCCTTCACAGACGCTCTCCAGACAGCTTT tGAACATGGCTACGAGAATAGCTTGGAAACATACGGCCTGATTTCCGGTCTGTGGACGTCGACGTTCGCCTTGGGCGCTTTCATCGGCCCCTCAATCGCCGGCTTTTTGTTCGACAACGTTGGTTTCCGGAACTCGACGACGTTCGTCATCGCCTTCCAAGTGATTGTG GCCATCGCCGTGACGGTGTTCTTGGTGTGCGGCCGCATCAGGAGGAACGCGTACAAGGAGGTCAGGGAGGCAGACAACTCGTCGTCAATCGAGGAGAGCGAGTTGAGCGGCGGCTTCTTCACCAACAGCAGAAGGCACAGAAACAAGAGGACGCTGGCAGACAGCATCACAATCGAACGGCCACCTGGAATGGTCAATGCTCTCAGCCTTTGCAACAGCTACAAAAATAG ATATGGGACGCAAAAGAGAGACGACGGTCCGACGTTCCTACTTGGGCCACACACGTCAAGCTACGGCAGCTTGGAACTCGGTGGGCAAGGTCCGTTGTTGGTTTCGGACACGAGAGCTGCCTGA